A window of Candidatus Dojkabacteria bacterium contains these coding sequences:
- the rpsB gene encoding 30S ribosomal protein S2, with the protein MAEAKKAAPVKGAQAVQTEAAAPKKAKVQIPSLDEFLNAGVHFGHRTSRWHPKMQQYIYTSRNGVHIIDLVKTMQMLDTALEKIQDAVEKGSVLFVGTKGQAATLVQNIAIENGAFYINNRWPGGLFTNFSMIKKSVDKLVSMEEQLAAGAQGLVKKEQLMLARDVERLNKLYSGIKFMDRLPELVVVIDSKVEMNTIREAANMKIPVVALIDTNCDPELVTYPIPANDDSIKSIRLFIELFGKALKGGKRSEAVISLRQSHEAKLHALSTEFERETERKAAMEEQDREKLKRMRTGEAVPEVTKASVVRVVKKEAPKAEVAKAEKPKVSPKAAKPKKAAVKKETEKASALGDLGLPARTVKALEAAGYSTAAKIKKLSAEQLMDIKGIGEKAAKDILKAVK; encoded by the coding sequence ATGGCAGAAGCTAAGAAAGCAGCTCCAGTTAAAGGAGCGCAGGCAGTCCAGACAGAGGCTGCAGCACCTAAGAAAGCTAAGGTGCAAATTCCATCACTCGACGAATTTCTGAATGCGGGTGTTCATTTTGGTCATAGGACCAGCCGCTGGCATCCAAAGATGCAGCAGTATATCTATACTTCGCGAAACGGAGTGCATATCATCGACCTCGTAAAGACGATGCAGATGCTTGATACCGCACTCGAGAAGATTCAAGATGCAGTAGAAAAGGGCTCAGTGCTCTTTGTAGGTACAAAGGGTCAGGCAGCTACTTTGGTGCAGAATATCGCGATAGAGAATGGTGCGTTTTACATCAATAACAGATGGCCAGGTGGTCTTTTCACAAATTTCTCAATGATTAAGAAGAGTGTCGACAAGCTTGTATCTATGGAAGAGCAGCTTGCAGCCGGCGCACAGGGTCTAGTAAAGAAAGAGCAGCTAATGCTCGCACGTGATGTTGAAAGATTGAACAAGCTTTACAGTGGTATCAAGTTTATGGACCGTCTCCCAGAATTGGTTGTTGTAATCGACAGCAAGGTCGAGATGAACACCATCCGTGAGGCAGCAAACATGAAGATCCCTGTAGTCGCATTGATTGACACCAACTGTGATCCAGAGCTCGTAACTTACCCGATCCCAGCCAACGATGACTCGATCAAGAGCATCCGACTATTTATTGAGCTCTTTGGTAAGGCTCTAAAGGGTGGTAAGCGATCGGAAGCAGTAATCTCACTCAGGCAGTCGCATGAGGCAAAATTGCATGCATTGTCTACAGAGTTCGAGCGGGAGACGGAGAGAAAAGCTGCAATGGAGGAGCAGGATCGCGAGAAATTGAAACGAATGCGAACAGGTGAAGCAGTTCCAGAAGTAACAAAGGCTTCAGTTGTGAGAGTAGTGAAGAAAGAAGCTCCAAAGGCAGAGGTAGCTAAGGCAGAGAAGCCAAAGGTATCACCAAAAGCAGCAAAGCCAAAGAAGGCAGCTGTGAAGAAGGAGACAGAGAAAGCTTCGGCACTTGGTGACCTCGGACTGCCAGCAAGGACAGTTAAAGCCCTCGAAGCAGCAGGTTACAGCACCGCAGCAAAGATCAAGAAGCTCTCTGCTGAGCAG
- the metK gene encoding methionine adenosyltransferase, whose translation MNQTFTSESVCAGHPDKICDQISDAIVDSALSQDKYARVAVETLVTRDKTILAGEVTLAGEIDYENVAKGVIRKLGYTDDKLGYSDRSPISVFIHKQSQTISDVVDKAGAGDQGIMYGYATNETAEFMPTPIVLSHTFAHEIDRLRESKKIPYLRPDGKTQVTIQYKDGKPYKILNIVLAAPHKENVTPDQVKEDFYENIIVPMSDKFGFALISRENVYVNGGPWYIGGPASDTGVTGRKIIVDSYGSFARVGGGAFSGKDPTKVDRSMAYFARYIAKNIVAHGLADKVETRLAFTFGGHYPLMSDFDTFGTSKSPNNVIVDFVKSLVGNLSVSEVIDFLELRNPIYLATAAYGHFGREDFPWEKIRA comes from the coding sequence ATGAATCAGACATTCACTTCGGAATCGGTTTGTGCAGGGCATCCAGATAAGATCTGTGATCAGATAAGCGATGCGATAGTTGATTCCGCCTTATCGCAAGACAAGTACGCTCGGGTTGCAGTTGAGACACTCGTCACTAGAGATAAGACAATTCTTGCAGGTGAGGTCACACTTGCAGGTGAAATTGATTATGAGAATGTTGCTAAAGGAGTAATCCGTAAGCTTGGGTACACTGACGATAAACTGGGGTATTCGGATCGATCCCCAATATCAGTATTCATCCATAAACAATCTCAGACAATTTCGGATGTAGTAGATAAGGCTGGTGCAGGGGATCAGGGTATTATGTATGGATATGCGACTAATGAAACAGCAGAATTCATGCCAACCCCCATTGTATTATCACACACCTTTGCACATGAAATTGACAGGCTCAGGGAATCCAAAAAGATCCCATATTTGAGACCTGATGGAAAAACACAAGTGACTATTCAGTATAAAGATGGAAAACCATACAAAATCTTAAACATTGTTTTAGCAGCGCCGCACAAAGAAAATGTAACTCCCGACCAGGTAAAAGAGGACTTCTATGAAAATATTATTGTCCCGATGAGTGATAAATTCGGGTTTGCATTAATCTCTAGAGAGAATGTTTACGTGAATGGTGGTCCATGGTATATCGGTGGTCCAGCTTCAGACACAGGTGTAACGGGGCGCAAGATAATTGTTGATTCTTACGGCTCGTTTGCACGAGTTGGAGGTGGCGCTTTTAGCGGCAAAGATCCAACCAAAGTTGATCGTTCGATGGCTTATTTTGCAAGGTACATAGCCAAGAATATTGTAGCTCATGGATTGGCCGACAAGGTTGAGACTAGGCTTGCGTTTACTTTTGGAGGGCATTATCCTCTTATGAGTGATTTTGATACTTTTGGGACAAGCAAGTCACCTAATAATGTGATTGTAGATTTTGTAAAGAGTTTAGTGGGCAATCTTTCGGTCTCTGAGGTGATTGACTTTCTTGAGCTGAGAAACCCAATCTATCTAGCTACAGCGGCATACGGGCATTTCGGGAGAGAAGATTTCCCTTGGGAGAAGATTCGAGCGTAA
- a CDS encoding HAD-IA family hydrolase, giving the protein MLKYKAVLFDLDDTLTKSGKIYDRALRFASNFLARKYSLDTDEFYSLVAEKHLIVQRNFPTVHTRHSRILVFRMALDEMVGKYDLSLLPDVEDMYWEFFMNNIELFPNVEYVLMRIRDTGMKVAIVSDGSLSLRIRKVKAAGLLHYVDQIIASEEVIFEKPFSAIFTLALSRLKIEPNEAVMIGNNYKNDIRGAQLIGIRAGIYDPATDGNVEGKDAGVQADFTIKDYPELLTELGIASK; this is encoded by the coding sequence ATGCTGAAATATAAAGCCGTCCTCTTTGACCTGGACGATACATTGACCAAATCTGGCAAGATATATGACCGTGCACTCAGGTTTGCATCCAATTTCTTGGCGAGGAAGTATTCACTTGATACAGATGAATTCTATAGCCTGGTTGCAGAGAAGCATCTGATCGTTCAGCGCAATTTCCCGACGGTGCACACGCGACACAGCAGGATACTTGTATTCAGGATGGCGCTAGATGAGATGGTTGGGAAGTATGATCTCTCGCTGCTTCCAGATGTTGAGGATATGTACTGGGAATTTTTCATGAACAATATTGAGCTATTCCCAAATGTAGAGTATGTACTTATGCGGATCCGTGATACCGGGATGAAAGTGGCAATCGTATCAGATGGTAGCCTGAGCCTGCGCATCCGTAAGGTGAAGGCTGCGGGGCTATTGCATTATGTCGACCAGATAATCGCCTCGGAAGAGGTGATCTTTGAGAAGCCGTTTAGTGCAATATTTACCCTGGCTCTCTCGCGACTCAAGATTGAGCCAAATGAGGCTGTGATGATTGGGAACAACTATAAGAACGATATCCGTGGTGCGCAGCTAATCGGGATCAGAGCAGGAATTTACGACCCAGCAACCGACGGTAATGTAGAGGGGAAGGATGCAGGCGTACAGGCAGATTTCACGATAAAAGATTATCCTGAGCTACTCACAGAGTTGGGCATTGCAAGCAAATAA
- the radC gene encoding DNA repair protein RadC, whose protein sequence is MKPREKYESRGLESLSDRELAAIVISSGSRGVHYRDIANNLVTELRKGSPDRPVDLETLSQVRGLGRVKSMQVLAGIELGRRLYQLYSSEKPRISSTKESVAQFEDIKYKKREYLKAIYLNARFELLHKEVIGVGNIDSLFIQPRDILLPALEKNALYIVMAHNHPSGVLDPSRQDIELTDRVGRVAKELGFVLLDHLIVAKNGWRRIVQKGSDLV, encoded by the coding sequence ATGAAGCCTCGTGAAAAATATGAATCCCGCGGATTAGAGTCTCTCTCCGATAGAGAGCTTGCTGCAATCGTGATCTCTAGCGGTAGTCGTGGTGTGCACTATCGTGATATAGCCAATAATCTAGTCACAGAGCTAAGGAAAGGCTCCCCAGATCGACCCGTAGATCTTGAAACTCTTTCGCAAGTCCGCGGGCTTGGCCGTGTGAAATCAATGCAGGTTCTAGCTGGGATAGAGCTTGGTAGGCGTCTTTACCAGCTATATAGCAGCGAGAAGCCTCGCATCTCATCGACGAAAGAATCAGTCGCTCAATTTGAAGATATTAAATATAAAAAGCGCGAATATCTGAAGGCGATCTACTTGAACGCCAGATTTGAGCTGCTCCATAAGGAGGTGATCGGGGTTGGGAATATAGATTCACTTTTTATTCAGCCGCGCGATATATTATTGCCGGCGCTAGAGAAGAACGCACTCTATATAGTGATGGCACATAACCATCCGTCAGGAGTACTTGATCCAAGCAGGCAAGATATTGAGCTTACCGATAGGGTGGGTAGGGTAGCAAAAGAGCTCGGCTTTGTGTTGCTCGACCATTTAATAGTTGCCAAGAATGGATGGCGCAGGATAGTACAGAAGGGTTCAGATCTCGTATAG
- the topA gene encoding type I DNA topoisomerase, protein MKNLVIVESPSKAKTISKYLGKDYKVMATVGHIIDLPKSKLGIDVDNKYEPEFTTIKGKADIIKKLGTAAKGKKVFLAMDPDREGEAIAWHVAKALKLKKPQRVVFYEITKGAVNEAILAPRKIDDNLVEAQLARRALDRLVGYKVSELVWKKIWYGLSAGRVQSVALRLIVEREKEIEAFVPDEYWDLYAIVQHKKNELKAKFTKKDGKKNIPGSKDDVEKIKKDIGKNDLEVIDVQTTAKSKKPYPPFSTSLLQQAANNLFGFTAKRTMGLAQALYQAGYITYMRTDSFNLAQQAIDAARDKIVEQYGEKYLPEQPNYYKSRSRNAQEAHEAIRPTDFNTSDIQVKADLGPAEAKLYKLIYDRTLACQMKNQQTEVLTVTCEVVGKSKAKYEFRMGGEKVLFDGFRKVWKASSEKDEEQLQQISEVQKGEKLENKKLDAEQHFTKPKPRYTDASLVKALEHYGIGRPSTYATIISTVQSRGYVEKKARFLHPLDVGRVVNEFLMKNFASLVDYEYTAEVEEKLDLISEGKVEYAPFLDKEYKPLVKDIKAADKSVEKNDVVILGKSDEKCDKCGSKMVIRLGRYGKFLSCSKFPECKGMKSIDGGEESIDLKKYKKPEKCPECGAKMLLKNGKYGQFWACERYPECKGIVPMLLHEKCPESGHHLVERRGKWGKNFIGCSGYPECKFIKKVKAEKKSEDEDGDDE, encoded by the coding sequence ATGAAGAACTTAGTGATCGTAGAGTCTCCGTCTAAGGCGAAGACAATAAGCAAGTATCTAGGAAAAGATTACAAGGTGATGGCCACGGTTGGTCATATAATTGACCTACCAAAAAGCAAGCTGGGCATCGACGTTGACAACAAGTATGAGCCTGAATTTACCACGATTAAAGGCAAAGCCGACATCATCAAGAAGCTCGGTACAGCAGCTAAAGGGAAGAAAGTGTTTCTGGCAATGGACCCGGATCGTGAGGGGGAGGCTATCGCATGGCATGTAGCGAAAGCATTGAAATTAAAGAAGCCGCAGCGTGTTGTTTTCTACGAAATTACCAAAGGGGCAGTAAACGAAGCAATATTGGCACCGCGGAAGATCGACGACAACCTCGTCGAGGCACAGCTGGCGCGTCGTGCTCTAGACAGGTTGGTCGGATACAAAGTGTCTGAGCTTGTGTGGAAGAAGATCTGGTACGGACTATCCGCAGGTCGTGTGCAATCAGTAGCTCTCAGGCTAATTGTTGAAAGAGAGAAGGAGATCGAGGCATTTGTGCCTGATGAGTATTGGGATCTGTATGCAATCGTTCAGCACAAGAAGAACGAGCTAAAGGCGAAATTCACCAAGAAAGATGGGAAGAAAAATATACCTGGCAGCAAGGATGACGTAGAGAAAATCAAGAAAGATATCGGCAAAAACGATTTAGAAGTTATCGACGTGCAGACAACTGCCAAGTCGAAGAAGCCATATCCGCCATTCTCGACCTCGCTTCTACAGCAGGCAGCCAACAATCTTTTTGGATTTACTGCCAAGCGCACAATGGGATTGGCTCAGGCGTTATACCAGGCCGGTTACATCACCTATATGAGAACTGACTCATTTAATCTCGCCCAGCAGGCGATAGATGCAGCACGAGACAAGATCGTAGAGCAGTACGGCGAGAAATATCTCCCAGAGCAGCCAAACTACTACAAGAGCCGAAGCCGAAATGCCCAAGAGGCGCACGAGGCGATCCGTCCAACCGATTTCAACACTTCAGATATACAGGTGAAAGCAGATCTAGGCCCAGCGGAGGCGAAGCTGTACAAATTGATCTATGACCGCACATTGGCATGTCAGATGAAGAACCAGCAGACCGAGGTGCTAACCGTGACCTGTGAGGTGGTTGGCAAGTCAAAGGCAAAGTATGAATTCAGAATGGGTGGTGAGAAGGTGCTCTTTGATGGCTTCCGCAAGGTGTGGAAGGCCTCAAGTGAGAAGGATGAGGAGCAGCTACAGCAGATCAGCGAGGTCCAGAAAGGAGAGAAATTGGAGAACAAGAAGCTAGATGCTGAGCAGCACTTTACCAAGCCGAAGCCAAGATACACAGACGCATCCTTGGTCAAAGCACTCGAGCATTACGGAATTGGTCGACCTTCAACCTATGCAACCATCATCAGCACAGTTCAGAGTCGTGGCTATGTAGAGAAGAAGGCGCGTTTCCTTCACCCGCTCGACGTCGGCAGGGTAGTAAATGAATTTTTGATGAAGAACTTCGCGAGCCTAGTTGACTACGAGTATACAGCCGAGGTAGAGGAGAAGCTTGACCTAATATCAGAAGGCAAGGTCGAGTATGCACCTTTCCTCGATAAAGAGTACAAGCCTCTCGTAAAGGATATCAAAGCTGCTGACAAGAGCGTTGAGAAAAACGACGTCGTCATTCTAGGCAAATCAGACGAGAAGTGTGACAAGTGCGGTTCAAAGATGGTAATTAGGCTAGGTCGGTATGGAAAATTCCTAAGCTGCTCGAAATTCCCAGAGTGCAAAGGGATGAAGAGCATCGACGGCGGTGAGGAGAGCATCGACCTTAAGAAGTATAAAAAGCCAGAAAAATGCCCAGAATGCGGTGCAAAGATGCTGCTCAAGAACGGTAAATATGGGCAATTTTGGGCGTGCGAGCGCTATCCAGAGTGCAAGGGGATCGTCCCGATGCTTCTACACGAGAAGTGTCCTGAATCTGGACATCATCTAGTCGAACGCCGAGGCAAGTGGGGCAAGAACTTCATCGGTTGTAGCGGCTATCCGGAGTGCAAATTTATTAAGAAGGTCAAAGCAGAGAAGAAGTCGGAAGATGAAGATGGTGATGATGAGTAG
- the dprA gene encoding DNA-processing protein DprA, translating to MPDHKDFKSYLISKLLKPGYGSQAAKLEYARISNTYHLAKYPTARISTSHPRYHSSKYPTTEPGQPSIAFWEKEYPPQLKELTDCPAFLFYEGEPGILNKKLITVVGTRRMSEYGRRICHEVLAKLFEKIKNTHAIVSGLAYGVDATVHRICLEVGIASVGVVAGGLGQGYPASSRRIYGDLGTKGLIVAEFPPGRPIVKGMFPMRNRIMAGLSSHTIVVESAIHGGSMITARLAAEYGREVIAFPGSVFSKQSEGCNKLISEGATHAASLEDLIDALGIEVQAENGRNYPPELAQIAAKLLQNYPHGFSLLDVQKLTMQSIGETAAMLTRNEMTGILGRYDNGNYYLIR from the coding sequence ATGCCCGATCACAAAGATTTTAAGAGCTACCTGATCTCAAAGCTACTCAAGCCAGGTTATGGCAGCCAGGCTGCTAAGCTTGAGTATGCGAGGATCTCGAACACTTACCATTTGGCTAAATATCCCACTGCGAGGATCTCAACCTCCCACCCTAGATACCATTCATCTAAATATCCCACTACAGAGCCCGGCCAGCCAAGCATAGCTTTCTGGGAGAAAGAGTACCCGCCTCAGCTCAAAGAGCTCACAGATTGCCCAGCCTTCCTTTTCTACGAAGGTGAGCCAGGGATACTAAATAAGAAGCTGATCACTGTGGTTGGCACACGGAGGATGAGCGAATATGGCAGACGTATATGCCACGAGGTACTGGCAAAGCTGTTCGAGAAGATCAAAAATACACATGCAATTGTGAGTGGATTGGCATATGGTGTAGATGCCACTGTGCATCGTATATGCCTCGAGGTTGGGATCGCTTCGGTAGGTGTGGTGGCGGGTGGGCTAGGGCAGGGCTACCCTGCCTCGTCGAGGAGGATTTACGGCGATCTAGGGACAAAGGGGCTTATTGTAGCGGAATTCCCGCCAGGTAGGCCAATAGTTAAGGGGATGTTTCCGATGCGCAACCGAATAATGGCAGGATTATCGAGCCACACAATAGTGGTGGAGTCGGCAATCCATGGTGGGTCAATGATTACGGCAAGATTGGCAGCCGAGTATGGGCGGGAGGTGATCGCTTTCCCGGGCTCGGTATTTTCAAAGCAGTCAGAGGGTTGCAACAAGCTAATTAGTGAGGGTGCTACACATGCTGCTTCGTTAGAAGACTTAATAGATGCCCTTGGCATCGAAGTGCAAGCAGAAAATGGCCGAAACTACCCACCAGAGCTTGCGCAGATAGCGGCTAAGCTGCTCCAAAATTATCCTCATGGGTTCAGCCTTTTGGATGTCCAAAAATTAACAATGCAAAGCATCGGCGAGACGGCCGCTATGTTGACAAGGAATGAAATGACAGGTATTTTGGGGCGTTATGACAACGGTAATTACTATCTAATCAGATGA
- a CDS encoding penicillin-binding transpeptidase domain-containing protein, protein MVWHEEEKIKTSSWNFTYLFIIMIVLFVWLAVALVGLQIVEGGEYSQTSAANSVVLSYKYPNRGVILDRNGEILAENVAANNLYLVLDDYYTKEGVDKEKVSEAAEQIVAVIGDQWRTQIEDQDTESLAAWLVDQMQKSLDKREEDMTVELLSEVLISEDVDNETTIKLKSLSDTVEGLAVREGSKRNYPGGHEFTHILGYTSIVTAEDLDELDYLDYDEFVARNGYNDIVGRLGVEKVYDEQLIGERGLIALEIDGYGNVVTDTSHELQPVNSGKNLYLTIDSKAQKKMVEVIDAGVEKYNATGGAGIIQDIKTGELLVLSTFPTYDNNQFIGGISQADYDKLLNDKRLPLLDRPIGAQFPPGSTFKTIAAAAALDAGVIDLDTIYVSRTGYTFSNGAPFQEYRNNSYGSLNIIDAIARSSNIFFCETIRDWSINELVPYYEKFGIGDYTGVDLYGEQPGRLPSPAHKKELANTPGVTWLDEIWYPEGDSCNTVIGQGIGLVTPLQMSNWIAAIANGGTLTTPHVGMKFKDADGSEEMLEFKPIRADFISDEALETTRYAMRQAVAGPKKSISALTDAKVAVAAKTGTAEFGAINSKGQYEHAHGWVTGFFPYDDPKYAFVILLEDGGESFYAAQMAREYIDWMVSEGY, encoded by the coding sequence TTGGTCTGGCACGAAGAAGAAAAAATCAAAACCTCCTCTTGGAACTTCACCTATCTATTCATAATTATGATAGTGCTTTTTGTCTGGCTAGCAGTCGCGCTAGTAGGGCTTCAGATAGTAGAGGGTGGGGAGTATTCACAAACCTCTGCAGCAAATAGTGTAGTGCTAAGCTATAAATATCCAAACCGTGGAGTGATCTTAGATCGAAACGGTGAGATTTTGGCCGAAAATGTTGCAGCAAATAACCTCTACCTAGTGCTTGATGATTACTACACAAAGGAGGGGGTAGATAAGGAGAAGGTGAGCGAAGCGGCAGAGCAGATTGTTGCCGTGATAGGCGACCAGTGGCGCACCCAAATCGAGGATCAGGACACGGAAAGCCTAGCTGCTTGGCTAGTAGATCAGATGCAGAAATCTCTCGATAAGAGGGAGGAAGATATGACTGTGGAGCTACTAAGTGAGGTATTGATCTCTGAGGATGTAGATAATGAGACGACAATTAAGCTGAAATCTCTAAGTGACACCGTCGAAGGTCTCGCTGTAAGAGAAGGGAGCAAGCGAAATTACCCAGGCGGTCATGAGTTCACACATATTCTTGGCTACACAAGTATTGTAACTGCTGAAGATCTCGACGAGCTTGACTATCTTGATTACGATGAATTTGTAGCACGAAATGGCTATAACGATATTGTTGGAAGGCTAGGTGTGGAAAAAGTATATGACGAGCAGTTGATAGGCGAGCGAGGCCTTATTGCGCTTGAAATCGACGGCTACGGCAATGTAGTGACTGACACAAGCCATGAGCTACAGCCGGTTAACAGTGGCAAGAACCTGTATCTCACGATCGACAGTAAGGCGCAGAAAAAGATGGTGGAGGTCATTGATGCCGGAGTTGAGAAATATAACGCTACTGGTGGTGCGGGGATCATCCAAGATATCAAGACAGGTGAGCTGCTTGTCCTCTCAACATTCCCGACCTACGACAACAATCAGTTTATTGGCGGAATCTCTCAAGCGGATTATGATAAATTGCTTAATGATAAGCGCTTGCCACTGCTGGATAGGCCGATCGGTGCGCAGTTTCCGCCCGGATCGACATTTAAGACTATCGCTGCGGCAGCCGCACTTGATGCTGGTGTGATCGACCTGGATACAATCTATGTAAGCCGCACTGGCTATACTTTCTCTAACGGCGCGCCATTTCAGGAGTACCGCAACAACTCATACGGTTCGCTTAATATCATAGACGCTATTGCTCGGTCGTCTAACATTTTCTTCTGCGAGACGATCCGAGACTGGAGTATCAATGAGCTGGTGCCATATTATGAGAAATTCGGAATTGGTGATTATACAGGGGTTGATCTGTATGGCGAGCAGCCAGGACGATTACCATCTCCTGCTCATAAGAAGGAGCTTGCCAATACTCCAGGCGTCACATGGCTCGATGAGATCTGGTATCCGGAGGGAGACAGCTGCAACACGGTCATAGGGCAGGGTATTGGTTTGGTTACCCCTCTTCAGATGTCAAACTGGATCGCGGCAATTGCCAATGGAGGTACTTTGACTACTCCGCATGTTGGTATGAAATTCAAGGATGCTGATGGAAGTGAGGAGATGCTGGAGTTCAAACCAATTCGAGCCGATTTTATATCCGATGAGGCTTTAGAAACAACCCGCTATGCGATGCGCCAGGCAGTAGCTGGTCCAAAGAAGAGCATCTCGGCTTTGACTGATGCGAAAGTTGCGGTTGCCGCCAAGACTGGTACAGCCGAGTTCGGTGCAATTAACTCGAAGGGGCAATATGAGCATGCTCACGGGTGGGTAACTGGCTTCTTCCCGTATGATGATCCGAAATATGCCTTTGTCATACTACTCGAGGATGGTGGGGAGAGCTTCTATGCTGCGCAGATGGCGCGCGAGTATATCGATTGGATGGTAAGCGAGGGCTACTAA
- the mreC gene encoding rod shape-determining protein MreC, with product MKVTDLSLNEKSSKVPKEFIALAVAVLLLSANYILPAESLRKPIAYAGSPLMKGGVAVGKAIDDSVEAFFSIPYIRSENAVLQITSAELEAENRKLQLLLEENAALRKEIDLGKREDKLLEANVLASDIGVDDSMIIDAGKKDGVEEGDIVRIGSIYIGYIGAVSELTSKVILPNNETSTLEVLLIDNPDLDKGIEQLKEEFSNRDDLANGLALGENSAIKVDNISRNDTVQAGYAVVVNDPEIQELLYIGSVSEVIDDPAAPVKRAKVRPAFVYDNINYLFVVIE from the coding sequence ATGAAAGTTACTGACCTCTCTCTCAATGAGAAAAGCTCAAAAGTTCCCAAAGAGTTTATTGCCCTGGCGGTGGCGGTGCTGCTGCTTTCGGCCAACTATATATTGCCCGCAGAGAGCCTGAGAAAGCCGATTGCATATGCCGGGTCGCCTTTGATGAAGGGTGGTGTGGCTGTAGGCAAGGCAATTGACGACTCAGTTGAAGCATTCTTCTCAATCCCATACATCCGCTCTGAAAATGCAGTCTTGCAGATAACATCGGCAGAGTTAGAGGCTGAAAATCGTAAGCTACAGCTACTATTAGAAGAGAATGCTGCATTGCGCAAGGAGATAGATTTAGGCAAGCGAGAGGATAAGTTGTTGGAGGCCAATGTATTGGCTTCAGATATAGGAGTAGATGACTCGATGATAATTGATGCCGGCAAGAAGGATGGAGTAGAAGAGGGCGATATTGTACGGATTGGGAGCATATATATTGGCTACATAGGCGCCGTGAGCGAGCTTACCTCAAAGGTGATCTTGCCAAATAACGAGACAAGCACCCTCGAGGTGTTGCTAATCGATAATCCTGATCTTGACAAGGGAATTGAGCAACTAAAAGAGGAGTTTAGCAACCGCGACGATTTAGCAAATGGTCTCGCCCTAGGCGAAAATTCAGCTATCAAGGTCGACAATATATCCAGGAACGATACGGTGCAGGCTGGATATGCTGTTGTAGTGAATGACCCCGAGATTCAGGAGCTGCTCTACATCGGAAGCGTAAGTGAGGTGATCGATGATCCGGCTGCACCGGTGAAGCGTGCCAAAGTTAGACCAGCTTTTGTGTATGACAATATAAATTACTTATTTGTGGTTATTGAATAA
- a CDS encoding rod shape-determining protein, whose translation MFDKLWNLVTYDIGIDLGTANTLVYLRGKGIVISEPSVVAIDKKTKRVLAVGAEARQMIGRTPARVVAAKPLQDGVISDFDMTQAMIHYFISKVHRYSSGSFKIPRPRVIVGVPSSVTEVERQAVMDAAKSAGARQVFIVEEAMAAAIGAELPIEQASGSMIIDIGGGTSDIAVLSLGDIVVDKTLRVAGDEMDQDIINYVRQKYNLLIGERTAEDVKIAIGSAVPQEEEKKVIIQGRNLLTGLPKSVEFSSIECREAIMNSLDKITDAVKDAIEETPPELLSDLVTSGAYIAGGGALIRGLDKLWEQELKLPINIVDEPLSAVARGTSAMLDHIELLERVQKSWEELA comes from the coding sequence ATGTTCGACAAACTTTGGAATCTAGTCACATACGATATCGGAATTGATCTCGGTACCGCGAATACTTTGGTGTACCTCAGAGGGAAGGGTATCGTAATCTCAGAACCTTCAGTGGTTGCGATAGATAAGAAGACGAAGCGAGTGCTTGCCGTAGGAGCTGAGGCTCGCCAGATGATCGGTAGGACTCCAGCCCGGGTAGTTGCCGCTAAGCCCCTGCAAGATGGTGTGATCTCAGACTTCGATATGACCCAGGCGATGATTCATTACTTTATCAGTAAGGTGCATCGGTACAGCTCTGGAAGCTTCAAAATCCCTCGTCCACGTGTGATTGTGGGCGTACCCTCATCGGTGACCGAAGTAGAGCGCCAAGCCGTCATGGACGCTGCTAAGAGCGCAGGAGCGCGCCAAGTATTCATCGTAGAAGAGGCAATGGCCGCCGCGATCGGTGCCGAGCTGCCAATCGAGCAGGCGTCGGGTAGCATGATTATAGATATTGGTGGTGGAACCTCTGACATTGCAGTGCTCTCGCTTGGCGATATTGTCGTAGACAAGACCTTGAGAGTAGCTGGTGATGAAATGGATCAGGATATCATCAATTATGTGCGTCAGAAATATAACCTGCTGATAGGGGAGAGAACCGCCGAAGATGTGAAGATAGCGATCGGCTCAGCTGTGCCGCAGGAAGAAGAAAAGAAGGTGATCATCCAGGGTCGCAACCTGCTGACTGGCCTCCCAAAATCAGTTGAATTTTCAAGCATCGAATGTCGTGAGGCTATCATGAATTCGCTGGACAAGATCACCGATGCTGTGAAGGACGCCATCGAAGAGACGCCTCCGGAGCTACTCTCAGACTTGGTGACCTCAGGTGCATATATTGCAGGTGGTGGCGCCCTGATTCGAGGGCTCGATAAGCTTTGGGAGCAGGAGCTAAAGCTTCCGATAAATATCGTAGACGAGCCACTCTCTGCTGTAGCGCGCGGAACCTCAGCTATGCTCGACCACATCGAGCTGCTCGAGAGAGTACAGAAGTCCTGGGAGGAGCTGGCCTAA